In the genome of Rhopalosiphum padi isolate XX-2018 chromosome 1, ASM2088224v1, whole genome shotgun sequence, the window aaaaaatttgaattaatgaaaatatttactaaattaacctacttatttttttattaattatgtgttGTATCTTGTACGAGACAACACAGCATAGAATgctcaaaataaaatagtaccCTTTGCCATTTTAAGCCCTGCTTCGTATAgtacaccataatatattaatataccattAGTAATACAAATCAAGTTCTATAGTTTCTATATCTATTTCTTAGCCTTATAGAGGCTTAGTTTctactcagaatcgttttttgataaatcaattaaaattttatgtatCCATTAGACATTACACTCATTACAGTGACTTACCTACTCAATAATAAGGAACACTCGAAATCTAATACACTGCAGAGTTGTAAGAGTTGTTAATACCGAGCTTcccgatttttatatttattaatttcgaaTTGCTAATATGTTAATCAAGttctaagaataatttattttgtggggttatgaatttaatattaataattccagGAGACCAAGACTTGTAGACTTGTCCAGACATGAGTACTAAAAATctcggtatattatattataatttataatatagtacttacgTGGCTTAGATCTATGAAACTTTTACCCAATAAGCAGTACTATAACAAATTTAGTATAACATTgtaatttttgaattcaaaacaTTCTAAATTTCACAGTAAAGATTAAAGAAATTCTTGATTTaggtatgaaataatatatgttttgtttacaCATGATGTAACATAGATAGGTACGAGTAAAGTCATAGATATGACTTTAACATAGCATTGTACCTTGTAAGTTgatttaccaaaaaaattatgaatctaATCTGAAGTACATAAAAATGAACTCTTACgcacaatgtacctatatattttattatatttaagtattaccaAAATTCATATTCAagaataatcaatgatattattatagaatagattaaatgtgtattatatggtATTAGTCAGCGACATATTTTACAAAAGGGTGATTTTACATTGGTGTTCTATGatcagttttaatttatatttatatttattaataatttttaaatactccgCCATGACCCTCTCGAGACATCCAATAGAATCCAAACCCATCTTGATATGCTCTCTCTGGGATTCAATCTCAACGAATCTAAATCCATCCATTGCACATTCACACTAATAAGATGCACCCCAATAACACTCAACAACCAACCTCTCCAACTACCCAAAATATTTGTTACCTAGATCAACAAACGACTAGTTTTCAACAATCGTCAGACAGCTTCGCCTTCTTCTTTCGTCCAAACATGTCACTCTACATAATACAATTCTTATCTACAAGTTACTCCTAAAAACCCATCTGGTCCTGCGGAATTCAACTCTGGGGTCCAGCCAAACACTCAAGGTATAAACAGAATCCAAATATTTCAATCCAAATGCCTCCGGCAGATAACTAAggatctttttttatatttcgaaTGATTCTCTCCACAGGGACCTCCTCATTTTGACAgtcaataaaatttgttaaaattctatACAAACGCTTACACCTTAAACTGCCAAATCATCAAAACCCCTCATCCAAAACCTCTCTTCCCAAACAATCCCAGGTGACCCAGGCCGACGTCGTCTAAAGCTAAGCTGATATCGTGACTTACAAGTCGACTAACCACTACTACCCACGCTATGAAATACTATTGTTGAATTGTTTTTTCAATTAAGCCAACCCAGTCCTCTTATGTTTctctttatttattgtatttattgtaaaaagtgTTTACACAGaatctataaacaaaataaatatgacaaaaaaaaactttttagatAAGTACTaaaattgttacataatattatatattctttgtAGATATACATACTTAGCATAAAGCCATTGGTATAATAATGCAGTGATAGCACTGTTTAAtgcttacattataaaattataaaatatcataagacTTCTAACAGAAGTCTTAATTTTAATCACTAGTAAAACAAGTTCCAAAAAGGTAATTCAACTTATTTTCAGAAAGAAAATCCAGTAAGGTAGATTAtactcatttaattttttattcagatgtataattaatgttattaacaataactaataatattcataataataattaataataatgaaaattgaataaaatattggtacataggtacataatataatgacttaTACGAAACCAATAAtaactaaacatatttttatgatttgttttaagaaatatttacaatttattaaaatataggatattgtttttacaataaaatcaacAAACAGTTAACACCTATACCAGTCATTTTTTGTTTAGCAATATTAATGTAATGAcaggttaaattaaaaatacaatgcaCAGGACGgatcaacaaattaaaaaaaaaggaaagtttttgtaattaaaagttATGTTATTTGCTACTTCGTTTTTgaagtaatagataataatgcaataaatatcatatactcaactataatagtaatacaaactCAGTTGTTTAGTTGGTTCTTAACTGGTAGTCTCCATTTTGGGTAATGTATCGTACCCAAGGTAATGCTTGATAACCACTCTTCTCAATAATTTTCAAGTACCTGACTTGAATACCTGATGTTGTGAAATATGGTATTTCAAACCTCACCTGTATAGGAGGCCGGCCTTCAGTTTCTTCATTTTCAACACTTGGTAGACCAAAATGAGCTCTCATCAAATATTCTTTGCCACCTGGGAAAGACTTTATTGACCACACTAATGAATTTTGCTCTGGCATATACTTGACTGAACCGACAGTAGTTTTGAATTTAGGAGAATCAGCATCCATGGGGACTTGGATAACTACTTCTACATTATTGGCAGTAGATCGACGCTTGAACTGTGATTTTGCCTTAACTATGTACTCAACACGACTATGAGCATGTCTTTCAATGACACTTTCAATCCAAATCAAAGGCTTGATATGTGTACTTAACCTGTAAGaagatgaaattattattatctaatggtttcattaataaattaaactataaaaatattacctgtAAGTCATCAAATCGAATTCTCCATCTGGAGGAATAAACGATATAGTTCTATCGTTTTCAAATCGTGATAGACGAACACATTGATGGAATTTAACATCTTCAAGTTCTACAGATTTTGATTTCCCACGTCCAGTGCtttcaaataatactttatCATTAAGCCCTAAACGTAATTCTGGCATTCCAGACAAGTAAACTCTCATTTTGATTGAACCCACTATTTCACTCCTAAGTACATTTCCATTGGCACTAGCTAACAAATTTACTGATTCGATAACATCTAAGAATACTTCATTTTTTCTATACTTGAGCCCTTCTGAGCGCCAAGACACAGCATTAGTCACCGCCATAGGGATTCTAGGTTGTATTTCTAATTTGTGGCCATCTTGTGTGATGTACTCTTGTAGGATTTTGCTGTCAGTAGTCTGCGGATACCCAAAGTCAAGCAGTTCATCCAAAAGTTCATATATAACTACAAAGTTGTCACGTATACTCTCCTCTTCAATTTCCTTGAAATATTCATTCATGACTCGAACAATCTTGTGTAGGAACACAAAAACCAGCATGATGTTAGCATTCTTCTTGGTCGTGGACACGACATACAGATTGTTGCATTTTATGTATGTGAATGTACACTCTTCAGTCTGCAACAGAGGAGTCAACGATCCCTCCTCTTCTTTTTCCATCAGCAACGGCATGAACTTCTCGATGACATTGGGTGCGATATCACCCCGATAATTGCGGGATATCAACACCTTACCCTTCACGTCCAATATGTAAATAGCCGACGCAGACATTGTCTAGTACCTAATACTTACTTAGAGCTCACAGTCAATCACTTCATTAGACCTACGGTCCCCGTATCGAGCGCAGTTTCCACCACACACTACAACGCCCCTCAATGTACAAGACCTGTTTGACGTTTCTGTCGTAAACTTTAGAATTGTCCGATCCCGATGGACACTTTTTACCAGCCACAACTCACGCACCGGTAtagaatattaatgaattattatataatattaattaataataattataatttatttctaaagtataataataataataattatattatcttggACTGTATTATTTCATCGAGCCACTCAAACCAATCACCACTTTACCAACGTTGACGTGATAACTATGTGATAAGCGTGGAACTAAGCCAAACGAAATGTCAGTATGATCAGACGACCAACGAGTTAGACGCGTGGCCattgtatttttctatatgGCCACACCGGACCGCACTCGATATCAAACTGTTATCATCGATTTACAGGGCgattattacaatttcattatGTATATGCTTACTCTATGatgtagtataatacaataatgataaaatattactatgaaaaaaaaacatagtctataaattataatagtgtgatactataattactaattagtaatagtCTATTATAAATCGCCATTGTCTTCACTAATCTTCAGTAATCAGTCATTTTTTACTGTGTCCATCAACAAATCGTCTACATTTCTATTTGacggtttt includes:
- the LOC132916927 gene encoding AP-1 complex subunit mu-1, producing MSASAIYILDVKGKVLISRNYRGDIAPNVIEKFMPLLMEKEEEGSLTPLLQTEECTFTYIKCNNLYVVSTTKKNANIMLVFVFLHKIVRVMNEYFKEIEEESIRDNFVVIYELLDELLDFGYPQTTDSKILQEYITQDGHKLEIQPRIPMAVTNAVSWRSEGLKYRKNEVFLDVIESVNLLASANGNVLRSEIVGSIKMRVYLSGMPELRLGLNDKVLFESTGRGKSKSVELEDVKFHQCVRLSRFENDRTISFIPPDGEFDLMTYRLSTHIKPLIWIESVIERHAHSRVEYIVKAKSQFKRRSTANNVEVVIQVPMDADSPKFKTTVGSVKYMPEQNSLVWSIKSFPGGKEYLMRAHFGLPSVENEETEGRPPIQVRFEIPYFTTSGIQVRYLKIIEKSGYQALPWVRYITQNGDYQLRTN